DNA from Pelobacter propionicus DSM 2379:
GAGCGGGGAGACCAGGTGCGCAGCTTCTCCCGGGGAGAGTACCCACATCTGGCCCGACTGGGGGTGGAGCAGTGCCGCGGCGATCTGACAGACCGGGAGGCCCTGCTGGGGGCGGCCCGGGGGTGCGACATCGTCTTCCACGTGGCCGCCAAAGCTGGGGTCTGGGGGAGTTATGACGAGTTCCACCGCCCCAACGTCATCGGCACCCAGAACGTGCTTGCCGCCTGCACGAGCCTGGGCATCTCCCGCCTGGTCTTCACCAGTTCCCCCAGCGTGGTCTTCGACGGACGGGACGTGGAGGGGGGGGACGAGTCACTCCCCTACCCGTCCCGTTACCACGCCCATTACCCGCGCACCAAGGCCCTGGCCGAGCGGATGGTGCTGGCCGCCAACAGCCCCGCGTTGGCCACGGTCTCGTTACGGCCGCACCTGATCTGGGGGCCGGGGGACAACCATCTGGTGCCGCGCATCCTGGCCAGGGCACGGGCGGGCAAACTCCGCCGCATCGGCTCGTGCCCCTGCCTGGTGGACACGGTCTACGTGGACAACGCGGCCCAGGCCCACCTGCTGGCCGCCGACCGTCTTACCCCCGGAGCGGCGCTCTGCGGCAGGGCCTATTTCATCTCCAATGGCGAGCCGATTCCTCTGTGGGAGATGGTCAACCGTATTCTGGCTGCCGCCGACCTGGCGCCGGTGGAGAGAAGCATCCCTCCCTGGCTGGCCTATGTTGCGGGCTCCCTGTGCGAATCCCTCTGGGGATGGCTGGGACGGAAAAACGAGCCCCCCATGACCCGCTTCGTGGCCCGGGAGCTGGCCACGGCCCACTGGTTCGACATCTCCGCTGCCCGCCGCGATCTGGGGTATCAGCCGGAAGTCACCCTGGAGGAGGGGTTCCGGCGCCTCCGGGAATGGCTCTCCCGCAGCCGGATCTGACCTTCCCATGGCCACCTCCCCACGCCAGCACTCCCCGCTGTCTCTCCCTCCCCAAGGCGACATCCATCTCCTGCTCGTCCGCCTCTCCAGCATAACCGGGGTGGACCAGGCCCCTACGATCCTCTCCCCCGACGAACTGGCCCGCGCCAACCGTCTGCTCTGCCACGAGGCCAGGGAACGTTTCATCGCCGGCCGCCTCTTCCTGCGCCGCAGCCTGGGGCGCTGTCTGGGTCTGAACCCGGCCGGTATCCTGCTGGTAGTGAACGAATGGGGAAAACCGCGCCTGGGGGGAGAGCAGGCGGCCAGCGGGCTCTGCTTCAACCTCGCCCATACGGATGACTGGGCCATCCTGGCCCTGAGCCAGGGGTGCGAAGTGGGGGTGGATATTGAGTTAGTTCGGGAGGAGTTGGAGTTTGGGCCCATGGCGCGGCGCTTCTTCTCAGCCTGCGAACGGGAGCAGCTCTTCGGTCTGGCCCAGGAACAGCAGCTATCGGCCTTCTATTGCTGCTGGACCCGCAAGGAGGCCTACCTGAAAGGGGTGGGCTGCGGCCTGTCCCTTCCCACGGACAGCTTCGACGTCTCCCTGCTTCCCGGCCATGCCCCGCGTCTCATGGAGCAACGCCGGGACCCGGCGGAGATTGACCGCTGGAGTCTGGCCGACATCCCCCTCCCCCCCGGCCTGTGCGGGGCTCTGGCGGTGAAGGGGAGCATCGGAGCGGTCAGGTTCATTGACTGAGGGAGGGTTCGATAGGTTGGCTGCAAATGCGAAGAGCGCTTGGCTCTGGACAAAGGTAAATTACAGGCTCTTCGCTGTTTCAAGTGGGTTGAGGGTATAGTCTTCAACAGGAAGGAGTACAAGACCGGACGCATCAAACCGGAATCGGAATGGATCACCGTCAGCGTTGAGCCGATCATCGATCCCGAACTGTTCGAACAGGTCAGCCTGAAGCTTGAATCCCGTTCACCGGACAAAATTCCGCCCCGTGTCGTCAGTTCACCCACGCTCCTGACTGGCATCGTCCGGTGCGGTTCCTGCGGTTCCGCCATGACCATTGCCACAGGTAAGGGTGGCCGGTACCGGTATTATAAATGCTCGCGCAAGATCAACGACCTTGCCAGGGGTGAGCGCTGTCAGAATACCAACGTCCCCATGGAAAAGCTGGACGGCCTCATCCTGCGGACCGTGGCCGAGCGGATATTCACTCCCGAACGGGTGGAGCTGATGCTAAAGGAATTGGAGATCAACCTGAAGTATGCCCGTTCCGACCAGCACGAACAGATCAGGCAACTGACCTGAGAGATCGACGCAGATAGACAAGCTTTATGAGGCGGTGGAAAAGGGATTCCTCCCCTTGAACAGTTCCCTTCAGGAACGGGTTGAAAAACGCGAAACCCGCCGTCAGGAGATACTGGCGGAGCTGGCCAGCCTCAAACGGTAGAAGGAAATACCAGAGGAAAAGCTGGGCAAGAAGCACATTACGGCCTTCTGTTCAGCGCTCAAGGAAAAGCTGTGTGACAAGGCTTCAAATTTTGGGAAGGAATATCTGAAACTGTTGGTGAAGGAAATCAGAGTGAACAAAAAAGAAGTGCACCTGTCAGGGAGCTATTCAGCTTTGGCAAGTGCACTTTCTATTTCAACAAAACCGGCCCATGCAATGGTGCCCAGTTTTGTCCCTAATTGGCTCCCCAACCCGGACTCGAACCAGGGACAAGGTGGTTAACAGTAACCTTGTATATACGTTTCACCTCTTTTCAATTCCCTCCATGTAATCCCAACAACACCACTTAAAGCATTGACATTGCCACATATTAAGCGTATTTCTCAATTCATAGTGTTTCAAACTATATCACCCTAACGCAGCAAACTATTACACCACTACTACACCACAGGCCAACAACAATGTGTCTGACTACCTGGAGGACGCCATGAAAAAAACGACCTTCACCGACACCATGATTCGGAAACTGAAACCAACGGAATCCGATTACACCCGGAGCGAGGGAAACGGCTTCACCATCCGCGTCATGCCCTCCGGTTCAAAAACATGGCTGTACCTCTATGCCTTCGACGGTAAGCGCCGGAAGATGAACCTGGGGAGTTATCCAGACGTAACCCTGGAAACAGCACGGGGGCGATTTGAGGACGCCAAACGGAAGGTGAAGAACAACATTGATCCCATGGCGGAAGCCGAAGAACAAGCGGAAGAGCGGCGAAAGGCCCCCACAGTTGCCGACCTTGTGCATGATTACATCGAGCGCCACGCCAAACGATTCAAGCGGTCATGGGCGAAGGATGAGCAGATCCTTAATCGGGAGGTTGTTCCAGCCTGGGGAAAGCGTAAAGCTGCCGATGTTACCAAACGGGACATACTCAGACTGCTTGAAGAGATCGTGAACCGCAACGCCCCCGCCATGGCGAACAACACCTTTCAGATCATCCGCAAGATGTTCAACTGGGCCGTTGAGCAGGACATTCTCCAGCACACCCCCTGCACCGGCGTCAAGCTCCCCTCCCCTAAGCTCTCCCGCGACCGTGTGCTTTCAGAGTCCGAAATCAAGACGCTATGGGAAAACCTTGGCCGTCCAGACGCGGGTATGTCGGACGGAGTACGCCGAGCGCTGCGCCTGATCCTGACAACAGCACAACGCCCCGGTGAAGTGACCGGACTGCATACCAGCGAACTTGACGGCTGCTGGTGGACCATTCCGGCAGAACGCGCAAAGAACGGCAAGACTCACCGAGTCTACCTGTCTGGCCTTGCTCTGGAGATCATCAACCAAGCCATAGCTCAAGCCAAGAAATCAAGAGAAACACCATATGACCAGGAATACAACGGTTACGTCTTTCCATGCCACCACAAGAGCAAGGAGAAGCCCATGGGTGACACTGCCCTTGCCGTTGCCGTAGGCCGCGCCCTCGCATCTCCACTAACAGACGATAAAGGCAACCCCCTCTTTACAGCAGCCGGCAAACCAGCCACCGAGAACCGACTTGGAATAGATCACTTCACCCCGCACGATCTGAGACGCACAACAGCCACCTTCATGGCGAGCATGGGCTTTATGGATGAAGTGATCGATGCAGTCCTGAACCACGCAAAGCAAGGCGTCATAAAGGTCTATAATCAGTATCGCTATGACGTGGAAAAACAGCAGGCTCTTGAAACTTGGGAGAACAAGCTGAAAACCATCCTGGCCGGTGACAAGGTCGTCGACCTGGACCAGAAACGCAAGGAACGGAACGTCGCTTGACGCTCTGTAGCTTATAGGCTAACATATGACCATCCAGACATATCCGCATGAAATCGAATACTATGTCACCGAGACAGGAAGTAAGCCGTTCAAGGTGTGGTTGGAAACCTTGCGAGACGTGAGCGGCCGGGCAAAGATTCGTGTCCGACTGGACCGCGCCCGGCTGGGCAACCTGGGAGACCACAAGGCCGTTGGTGGCGGAGTTCTGGAAATGCGCATCGACTACGGGCCGGGATACCGGGTTTATTTCGGCAAAGACGGCAACCGGTTGCTGCTGCTTCTGATCGGTGGCGACAAGTCCACCCAGAGCCGAGACATACAGACCGCCATGGAATACTGGCAGGAGCACCAGAAGAGGAACGCACGATGAGACAGACCGAATACCAGAAAGACCTGATCGAGGCGTTGAAAGCCCCGGAGGAAGCAGCGGCATATCTGAACGCGGCACTGGAAGAAGGAGATAAGGATGCCTTTCTCCTGGCGCTCCGGAATATCGCAGAGGCCAACGGCGGCATGAAGGTGGTGGCGGAACGGGCGCACCTAAACCGAGAAAGCCTGTATCGCACCCTCTCCCGTCGTGGCAATCCGGAGATACGGACGCTGTTCAACCTGTTGCATGGCATGGGGTTGAGACTAAGCGTCGAACCGTCTCCATTAGGCAAGCAGGCTGCAGCATGACGACGAACTGGCGTGAGGCCTTCCCCGAGTTCCAGGGTAACGAAGCCGGGACGATCCTTGCCGGATACCGCCACCGGGAGGGATTGACTCAGGTGCAGCTTGCAGAAGCGACCGGCATCCCCCAGCGGCACATCAGCGAGATGGAGAACGGCAAGAGGGTTATAGGAGTCACCAGCGCAAAGAAACTGGCCGAGGCCCTCCACTCCGACCACAGGGGCCTGTTGTAATCCGTTCGCCGGTGATAGTCCGCACAAATCAAGAAAGGCTCCCGAAACGGAATGCATTTTTTTGAATTGACACGAAAAACCATTTGAGTTAGTTTTCTCAAAAATCAAACAAAGCGGTTCCGTGCGGCCCCTTCGGGGTTCCCAATAGCGCCCGCGATTGTATCTGGTGTTTTGCCAGGTACGGTCGCGGGCTTTTTGCGTTTAGGGCAAAAAAAGGAGTTCAAATGACTGAGGATCGGATCATCAATAAGCGCGAACGTCGTGAACTGACCAATATTAGCGAGCCAACTTGGTGGCGCTATGAGAGGGCTGGTTTGGTTCCTCGCCGGGTCCAACTGACCCGAGGCAGAGTTGGGTATCGTTTAAGGGAAATCTTGGCCTGGCTCGAGAGCCGCCAACCCGCTTAGGCCAAACCTAAAAAATCAATTCACGCGGTTCCTCTAAGCCCTGCCCCACATCGGCAGGTTCCTGCACAGCCCGCGATGCTTCCACCTGAAATGGTGAGTGTCGTGGGCTTTTTACCAACTGAGCACATGACGACCAAAAACGGAGGTCACCATCATGTGCCAAAAAATCATGCAGTTTCGAATCGACGAGGAAATCAGGCGGGCCGCGATCTTAAAACAGATGCCGCTTCCCGGGCAACTTTCGAAAGTCCACCGCGCCCTCGACCGCGCCATGCGGCTTGAGGCCTATGCGGCCGTAAACCGTTAACCAGCTTCCCGGGGTAGGCGCCGGCTTGCAATCGGCGCTGACAAGGCGGTGACCCTCCACCGCTTTCCCGGGCATCATCGAAAGAGGGGCAGGCTATGCAAGGGGTAGTCATGGAAGAGCAACACGACAGCCGGCCAACAACGTCGCAGCCGAAGATTCCTGGTGGATGCGTACTTCTTTCCAGAAAGACGCTTGATTCCGACTTGATGGATCAGTCACCCCTTGTCGTCAAGTTGTGGGTGTGGATCCTCCTCAAAGCGTTTTGGAAGGACGGTGACAAGCTGAAACGTGGTCAGCTCCTTACCACTATCGCCGAGATGCAGGAGGCCATGAGCCACTATTCTGGATGGCGGAAGATAGTGCCCACAAAGGACGAACTGCGCTCCGCTTACGGAGCCCTCAGCAAGGCCACACGGATAACCACACGGAAGACCACACGCGGAATGATAATAACAGTAATAAATTACCACACTTATCAAGATATCTCCGCTTACGCTTCCCGCACGGAAAACCTCAAGGGAATCGCAACGGAGCCCCCAGCAACCCCACACTATAGAGAAGAAAGAGAAGAAGTAAAAAATACTTCTTGTCCGGAACCGAGAAAAACGGCTCCGGACTGCATCATTTTCGACACGGAAAAGGACTCCTTCTTCAACACCGAATCCTACCTTCAGACATGGGAAGCGGCATACCCGGCTGTTGATATCCCCTTGGAACTTGCCAAGGCCGCCGCTTGGCTCAAAGCCAACCCGAAGAATCGGAAGAAAAACTATGCCCGCTTCCTGAACAACTGGCTGATGAAGGCCCAGGACAGGGCGCCACGAGTGACGGGCGTGACCGATGACCGCAAAACCCGTGCTGAGATCGAGGAACTGCTATGAACCAATTCACTGACCCTGTTGCCGAGCAAGAGATTGTCGGAGCCGTCCTGACGGACCCTGATTCCTTTACAAGCATCCGCCCCATTGTCACCCCGGAGATGTTCTCAAATCTGAAGCTGGAAACGGTCTACAGGACATTTTCTGAACAGTACGAGAAAAACGGACTCACTGACCTTGCAACCCTGGCGGAAATATCTGGAGTACCAGGACACGTCCTTGTTGGCTGTATGGCGGAAAGCGCTATTCCATCGCTGGTACACATCAAGGCCCGCAAAATTGCCGACCAGTTCCACAAGCGCCATATTCAACGCCAGTTGGCGATTACCATCGCCCAGCTGGGAACCCTCACCCCGGCAGAGATCGCAGCAGCACTCTCCAACTTGGCAGCAGACGTGACGATCAGGAACCATGAAAAATCCGTATTCTCTCCCGGCGAGTTGTGCAAACGAGTTTCCGCTCTCCAGAAGACAAGGGAGCAGGAACGAAAGGAAGGCAGGCACCAAGGGGCGGACACGGGCTATCCGGTTGTACAGCAGCTGCTCAAGGGGCTTGCGCCGAAACGAATGACGGTCATCGCCGCCGCTACCGGCTTCGGCAAGAGCACCCTGGCGCTCAATCTGCTTTACAACACGACCACAAGCGGACACCGGGCGCTGTTCATCACCAACGAAAACGACGTGGACACCAACCTTGACCGGCTCGCCGCGATTCACTCCGGCATCCGGTTGAAGGAGCTTGAGCAAGGAGGACAACACCGGGCTGCCATCAGTTTTGGTGAGCAGTTCCACAACTCCGGCCTGTTTATGACCGACAATTCCCCCCGGACCGTTGAGGAGATCGTGGGGATCATCACCCGACATGCGATTCAACACAAAATCAAAGTGGCCTTCGTTGATTACATCGGCGAGATCACCCCGAGCGGGGAGAGCTCCCGCGATACGGAAGAGGCAAGGCTTGCCCGTTATGCACAGCGGCTTGTTGATTGCGCGAAATCGCTAGAGCTCCATGTGGTCGTTATGGCGCAGTTAAACCGCCAAGGCAATACCAAGGGTAGGCCCACACGCGCCGAACTCGCTGGATGCTTCAAGATTGCCCAGAAAGCACACTCCTTACTGCTGTTTTGGCAGGACGAGAAGAAGCGCGACGTTTTGACCGTGGATAAGAATCGCCAGGGGCCAAGCGGGATCGACATCCACATGGACTTCGACCGGACAACGCAGCGCATCCGAGAGTTATGCGTTTTGACCGCTGACTAGGGGAGTGGGGCTTATGAAACCGAGACCATCAAAAAAGCAAAGCCCCGGGTGCCCCTCCTGGATCTTGGCCGGCGTTCGGGAGAAGTACGAAGAGGCCACAGGTAAGC
Protein-coding regions in this window:
- a CDS encoding NAD-dependent epimerase/dehydratase family protein — encoded protein: MRALVTGGGGFLGGAIARMLRERGDQVRSFSRGEYPHLARLGVEQCRGDLTDREALLGAARGCDIVFHVAAKAGVWGSYDEFHRPNVIGTQNVLAACTSLGISRLVFTSSPSVVFDGRDVEGGDESLPYPSRYHAHYPRTKALAERMVLAANSPALATVSLRPHLIWGPGDNHLVPRILARARAGKLRRIGSCPCLVDTVYVDNAAQAHLLAADRLTPGAALCGRAYFISNGEPIPLWEMVNRILAAADLAPVERSIPPWLAYVAGSLCESLWGWLGRKNEPPMTRFVARELATAHWFDISAARRDLGYQPEVTLEEGFRRLREWLSRSRI
- a CDS encoding 4'-phosphopantetheinyl transferase family protein, translating into MATSPRQHSPLSLPPQGDIHLLLVRLSSITGVDQAPTILSPDELARANRLLCHEARERFIAGRLFLRRSLGRCLGLNPAGILLVVNEWGKPRLGGEQAASGLCFNLAHTDDWAILALSQGCEVGVDIELVREELEFGPMARRFFSACEREQLFGLAQEQQLSAFYCCWTRKEAYLKGVGCGLSLPTDSFDVSLLPGHAPRLMEQRRDPAEIDRWSLADIPLPPGLCGALAVKGSIGAVRFID
- a CDS encoding recombinase zinc beta ribbon domain-containing protein; translation: MALDKGKLQALRCFKWVEGIVFNRKEYKTGRIKPESEWITVSVEPIIDPELFEQVSLKLESRSPDKIPPRVVSSPTLLTGIVRCGSCGSAMTIATGKGGRYRYYKCSRKINDLARGERCQNTNVPMEKLDGLILRTVAERIFTPERVELMLKELEINLKYARSDQHEQIRQLT
- a CDS encoding tyrosine-type recombinase/integrase gives rise to the protein MKKTTFTDTMIRKLKPTESDYTRSEGNGFTIRVMPSGSKTWLYLYAFDGKRRKMNLGSYPDVTLETARGRFEDAKRKVKNNIDPMAEAEEQAEERRKAPTVADLVHDYIERHAKRFKRSWAKDEQILNREVVPAWGKRKAADVTKRDILRLLEEIVNRNAPAMANNTFQIIRKMFNWAVEQDILQHTPCTGVKLPSPKLSRDRVLSESEIKTLWENLGRPDAGMSDGVRRALRLILTTAQRPGEVTGLHTSELDGCWWTIPAERAKNGKTHRVYLSGLALEIINQAIAQAKKSRETPYDQEYNGYVFPCHHKSKEKPMGDTALAVAVGRALASPLTDDKGNPLFTAAGKPATENRLGIDHFTPHDLRRTTATFMASMGFMDEVIDAVLNHAKQGVIKVYNQYRYDVEKQQALETWENKLKTILAGDKVVDLDQKRKERNVA
- a CDS encoding type II toxin-antitoxin system RelE/ParE family toxin, encoding MTIQTYPHEIEYYVTETGSKPFKVWLETLRDVSGRAKIRVRLDRARLGNLGDHKAVGGGVLEMRIDYGPGYRVYFGKDGNRLLLLLIGGDKSTQSRDIQTAMEYWQEHQKRNAR
- a CDS encoding addiction module antidote protein — its product is MRQTEYQKDLIEALKAPEEAAAYLNAALEEGDKDAFLLALRNIAEANGGMKVVAERAHLNRESLYRTLSRRGNPEIRTLFNLLHGMGLRLSVEPSPLGKQAAA
- a CDS encoding helix-turn-helix domain-containing protein produces the protein MTTNWREAFPEFQGNEAGTILAGYRHREGLTQVQLAEATGIPQRHISEMENGKRVIGVTSAKKLAEALHSDHRGLL
- a CDS encoding helix-turn-helix transcriptional regulator, which encodes MTEDRIINKRERRELTNISEPTWWRYERAGLVPRRVQLTRGRVGYRLREILAWLESRQPA
- a CDS encoding DnaB-like helicase C-terminal domain-containing protein; this encodes MNQFTDPVAEQEIVGAVLTDPDSFTSIRPIVTPEMFSNLKLETVYRTFSEQYEKNGLTDLATLAEISGVPGHVLVGCMAESAIPSLVHIKARKIADQFHKRHIQRQLAITIAQLGTLTPAEIAAALSNLAADVTIRNHEKSVFSPGELCKRVSALQKTREQERKEGRHQGADTGYPVVQQLLKGLAPKRMTVIAAATGFGKSTLALNLLYNTTTSGHRALFITNENDVDTNLDRLAAIHSGIRLKELEQGGQHRAAISFGEQFHNSGLFMTDNSPRTVEEIVGIITRHAIQHKIKVAFVDYIGEITPSGESSRDTEEARLARYAQRLVDCAKSLELHVVVMAQLNRQGNTKGRPTRAELAGCFKIAQKAHSLLLFWQDEKKRDVLTVDKNRQGPSGIDIHMDFDRTTQRIRELCVLTAD